A window of the Lactuca sativa cultivar Salinas chromosome 5, Lsat_Salinas_v11, whole genome shotgun sequence genome harbors these coding sequences:
- the LOC111897201 gene encoding transcriptional regulator SUPERMAN: MKKSSSVSNTNTLEDHDNGGRSEKHVIMNESNTTTDNYSWGNVTEQDGVGEGGDLLGGFSWPPRSYTCTFCKREFRSAQALGGHMNVHRRDRARLRQIPSSRDLHLHSHNCSSNYNPHPNPNSKPNPNPNFSPYCFSNMSSAPTMLPPLISSSPSSPPPNFPCVSHSTTHPSYRLRHRACQNLSMIKPQILPYGVCKYDSFPNENEGEIVKKSDIIRLNLEIGFGESKSDDLDLELRLGCS, encoded by the coding sequence ATGAAAAAAAGCAGCAGTGTGAGCAATACTAATACCTTGGAAGATCATGACAATGGTGGAAGATCAGAGAAACATGTCATCATGAACGAAAGCAACACTACAACAGATAATTATTCTTGGGGGAATGTTACTGAACAAGATGGTGTTGGAGAAGGAGGTGATTTGCTTGGTGGGTTCTCATGGCCACCAAGATCTTACACTTGTACTTTCTGTAAGAGAGAGTTCAGATCCGCTCAAGCTCTCGGTGGTCACATGAACGTTCATAGAAGAGACAGAGCAAGACTTAGACAaataccatcttcaagagatCTTCATCTTCATTCTCACAACTGCTCTTCTAATTACAACCCacaccctaaccctaattcaaaacctaaccctaaccctaatttctcacCATATTGTTTCTCAAATATGTCATCCGCTCCAACAATGTTACCTCCTTTGATCTCCTCATCTCCTTCTTCCCCACCACCAAATTTTCCATGTGTATCACACTCGACTACGCATCCGTCCTATCGTTTGCGTCATAGAGCTTGTCAAAATTTAAGCATGATAAAACCTCAGATTCTGCCTTATGGGGTTTGTAAATATGATAGTTTTCCCAATGAAAACGAGGGTGAGATTGTCAAGAAGTCAGATATTATTAGGTTGAATTTGGAGATCGGTTTTGGTGAATCAAAGTCTGATGATTTGGATTTGGAGCTTCGGCTTGGATgctcttag